One Candidatus Bathyarchaeota archaeon genomic window, ACGAAGTCTCCTGCCCTGACTGGTGCTTTCTCTCCGTCAACCCAAACTTCACCATCACCCTCTACTATGTAAATAACCTCCTCCTCCCTTAAGTGGGCATGGCAGGGCTTCGTTACCGCCCCAGGCTTCAACCATATGATAC contains:
- a CDS encoding cupin domain-containing protein; the protein is IIWLKPGAVTKPCHAHLREEEVIYIVEGDGEVWVDGEKAPVRAGDFVLFPKNSKHMLRNSGNTTMQVLFIFSPPTDPSKYILYPEIDFS